The stretch of DNA CTCCGGGCAGGTCGACGGGTGGTTGATCGGGTCGTCGAAGCCGTCGAAGCCGCAGTCCCGACAGGTCGGCGGGGAGACGAGCACCCGTTCGTCGCCGTCGGCGCCGCGGAGCGACCGGGCGACGTGTCGAAGGTGGTCGTAGACGGCCGAGCGGGAGGTGCCGACGCGTGCCGAGAGCTCACTCGCCGTCGCCGGGGACTCGCGAAGCGCCGCCGCGATGCGTTCCCGTGTCGTCGACTCCATGGCACCCGTTGGCGGCGGCGTGACAAATCCTTTTCCGCAGCGTAGTGGATACAAAAAGAACTTGTCGCTGTGGTCGGTCGGGTGGGGTATGAAAGCCATCGTCCTGGCAGGGGGGTACGCGACGCGACTCTGGCCGATCACCAAGCATCGGCCGAAGATGTTTCTCCCGGTTGGCGACACGACGGTCATCGACACCGTCTTCAAGGACTTAGAGGCGGACGACCGGATCACCGAGGTGTACGTCAGTACCAACGAGCGCTTCGCCGGCGAGTTCGAGTCGTATCTCGCCGGGCGGGAGTTCGAGAAGCCCACCCTCTCCGTCGAGGACACGACGGGCGAGGACGAGAAGTTCGGCGTCGTCGGTGCGCTCGCCCAGCTCATCGACCGCGAAGGCGTCGACGAGGATCTGGTGGTCGTCGCCGGCGACAACCTCATCAGCTTCGACGTGGCGGAGTTCGTCGACTTCTTCGAGGCCGCGGACACGCCGGCCATCGCCGCCTACGACGTGGGATCGAAGGAGCGCGCGACGTCGTACGGGCTCGTCGAACTCGACGGCGACCGTGTCGTCGACTTCCAGGAGAAGCCCGAGGATCCGAAGAGCACGCTCGTCTCCATCGCGTGTTACGCCTTCCCCGCCGACACCCTCCCGCTGTTCGAGGAGTATCTCGACGCCGGCGAGAACCCCGACGAGCCGGGGTGGTTCATCCAGTGGATGCAGGCCCGCCACCCCGTCCACGCGTTCACCTTCGACGGCGCGTGGTTCGACATCGGGACCCCCGAGAGCTACCTCGACGCCATCGCCTGGCAGCTCGGCGGCGACAACCGCATCCACCCGAGCGCGACCGTCGAGAACGTCGAACTGGGCGGGAACGTCCACGTGATGGCCGGCGCCGACGTCGTCGATTCGACGCTCGAACGGACCGTCGTCTTCCCGAACGCGACCATCCGCGACGCCCACGTGCGCGGATCGATCATCGACGAGGAGACGCGAATCGAGAACCTCGACCTCGCGGACGCGCTCATCGGCGCGCACTCGACGATGACGAACGGCGACGAGCGTAGCGGTTGAGGCGGCCCGCACCGCCGATCGTGGACCGGACTGCGGTCGGTCGTGCGATGCTTTTCGGTCGCTACTAGCAGTGGGCGGTCGCCGGCCCGACGGCTGGGCGTTCGACCTCGACCGTCGCCAGCGTGGCGCTCTCCCCGTCGCCGGGGCGATGGATGAACCGGTACGTCTCACCCTCGCAGGCAGGGTTCAGGGCGCTGTCGCTCCCGTAGCCGTCGACGTGTGCGTAGTCGCCGGCGGTCAACGGCCCGGCGGTCGTCCACACCGCGTCCCACCGCACCTCGTTCCCCGACCCGTCGACGATGTAGAAGTGTTCGCCGACCTCGATTTCGCCGCCTTCAAGCGTCAACACGACGTACGGACGGTCGTTCGTGTTCCCCTCGCCATCGGCGTGGTACTCGGTGCTGTAGCCGTACTGCGGCGTCGGCTCGGGTGGCGATTCGATCCCGAGAACGAGACCGCCGAGCACCGCGGCCAACACGACGACGAGCGCGAGCAGCAGGGCGACCCCGACGACCGGCGATATCGCGCGGCCGTCCCGACGAAGGGCTCCGGACATACGACGTCGTTCGGGCGGGACGGATATAATTTCACCCCAGCCACGCGTCCGTCACCCGCAGGTGGCCACGGGAGCCCTCCCACACCCGCTCCCACTCCAGTTCGATGGGGCGAGCCATGTGTGGGCCGTCGACCACCAGCGTCTCGAACTCCCCGCCCTCGCCGAGCGGGTGGACGCCGTACCGTTCGCTCAGGGCGAGTAGTTCGTCGAGGGCGTCGGCGTCGAGGCGACGGCCGAGCCACGACTCGTCGAGGCCGGCGGCCGCGACCTGGACGATCAGGATCTCGAAGCCGGCGTCCAGCATCTCCTCGGCCAGCGTGACGGGATCGCGCTGCCAGAGCGGCGCGTAGAGGTCGATCCCGAGGCGGTCACACATCGCCTCGATCCGACTCGTCTGGAACTCGCTCTCGACGGCGCCGGCGGTGACGCCGGTCAGGGACGGCAACTCGCCGAGCGCCGCCTCCAGCGGTTCGAGTTCGGCGTCGCCTTGTGCCGCCGAATCCGTCGCCGCCGCGGCGCCGAAGTCGTCGGGGTCGATCTCCAGCAGGTCGATCCCGATGCTCTCGGCCGCGAGCGAGGCGAGATTCGTCGCCGGGACGTGGTACATGTAGGAGTCGTCGCTGGGGTGGACGGTCACCAACCGGGTGACGTTCAGGCCGTCTTCGAGCGCGCGATACAGTGCCCACGACGAGTCCTTCCCGCCGGAGAAGAGACTCGCCCACGCGCCGTCGCCCTCGCTGTCGTCGGTCATCACCGGCGGTAGGCGAGGTGAGCGGTTAGGAACTGTGGTTCGTCCGCCCCGGGCACCCGACGGACGGGGTAGCGAGGGGAGCCGACGGACCGGGTTTACATGTAGCCCAGGTCGCGGAGGCGCTCCATCAGATCCTCCTTGTCCTGTGCGCGACCGGCACGTTCGGTCGTGTTCGCCATGTCCTGGAGCCACGCGGGCTCCTCGTCGGACTTTTCGGTGCTGACCTCGCTCCCCAGCGACCGGAAGCCGGCGAAGTACTTCGGGCTGACGGGGATGTCGGCCTGCGTGAGGTCGTTCGGCAGGTCGTCGGCGCCCTGCGGGACGTAGCCCTCGTCCGGGAAGTCCGCGACGGTGTCGGGGACGACGTAGTTCCAGAAGGCGTCCCACACGTCCGGCTCCGCGAACTGGAGGATCGGCTGGATGCGGTCGTGGGGCGGATAGATGTCGGGGTCGTGGCGCGGGCTGAAGAACGTCTCGTCCGCACGCGCCTCCTGTTCGTCCCAGCGGACGCCGGAGATGACGCCGTCGATGTCGTACTCCTCGAGGGCGTCGTTGAGCGCGACGGTCTTCAGCAGGTGGTTGCCGACGTAGGTGTCGAGCAGGAACGGGAAGTCGTCATCCTCGTACTCCAAGATGTTGCGAACGTGGTGCTGGTTGTGCTCGGACAGTTCCGATACCGGGATGTCGTCGCCCGGTTCTAGACCGTGGGCGTCGACGTACGCGCCCACGTCCTCGTTTTTGGCGTAGATCACGTCGAGGTCCCACTCCTCGGCCCAGTGGTCCACGAAGTCGTGGATGGCGTCGAAATGCTGGTAGTGGTCGATGAAGACTGCCGGGGGGGTCTCGAGGTCGAACTGCTCGGCGACCTCCTTGATGAAGTAGAGCGTGAGCGTCGAGTCCTTGCCGCCGGTCCACATCACGGCCGGGTTCTCGTACTGTTCGAGGCCCTGGCGCGTGACCTCGATGGCTTTCTCGATCTTGTCTTCGAGCGTCGGGTAGTCGTCCGGCGTCTCACCCTCGCCGTCCGTGTAGTCGGTATCGAGGTAGTCGGGGAACTCGCTCATCGTGTAATGATATGTAATTAGCCTCGCTAAAGTGTTTTTTGACTCGGAATCCGTTTCGGCGTGTGAGCCGTCGACACGGCACGGATCGGCGGTGTACCGTCTACTCGTCGTCGTCTTTCATCTCGCCGAGCTGGTCGATCAGGTCGTCCGTCGATGCGTCCGTCTCGAAGCGAACCGTCCCCTCGTGGTCGTTCTCGTGGACGGAGACGCCCTCACCGTCGTCGTCGGCGTCGACGTTCCCGTTCTGCTGTTCGGATTCGTCGTAGCTCCCAAAACCCATACTCCGTGCTTCGCGCGTCGTGAAATAAAATGCCCGGTACGCCGCCGTGGCGTCGCGGCATCCGCGACGATGCCTACCTGTGGCCGGCGGCCGTGGCCGTCGGCGGTGCGCGGCGTCGCGAGCGACTGGGCCCGCCGGATATCCGCCCGAGGAGTTATTTTCTCCCACGACAACGTGGGGTATGTCGACGTTCGTCACGGGACGGACTCTGAACGGGGACGGCAACCCTATCGACGGAACCGGGTTCGAGGTGGCGCCCGACGGTCCGGTAGCGGAGTTGCTGGCCGAACGGACGGGCCCCGTCACCTCCCACCCGACGCGCCCGGTGTGGGGCGCTCCGCTCGACGGTCCCGAGGGAACGATGCGACAGGTGAGCATCGTCGGCGCGGGCTACGACGGTCCGCCCGAACATTACCACACCCGGAGCGACGAGGTGTTCGACGTGCGGCGAGGGACGGTGACGTTCACCCTCGACGGGACGGATCGGACCGTCGCCGCCGGCGAGCGGACGACCGTCGAGACCGGCGTCCGGCACACCTTCCGGAACGAGGGCGACGAGACGGCGCTGGTCGTTACGTCCATCCACGACCCCGGGCGCCTCCGACAGGTGCTCCCGACGCTCGGCGGCCTCGCACACGACGACTCGCGTGACCCGACCGACCGACTGCAGCGGGCGGTGATCGCCAAGCGCCTGGAGCGCAACACGGTGTTCACCGAGGGCGAGGGAGCGGTGGCGGAACTGGCGACCGACGCGCTCGCCCCGGTCGCTCGCCTCGCCGGCTATCGAGGGGCGTACGCCGAGTACATGCAGCCCGCGTTCTGGGAGCGCCACGTCGAACAACCCGACCTGTGATACGGATCGTTGCGACCGTTTTCCGGTGGGTCGCTGGACCGCTTCGGCGACCCACCGGTGATGACTCACAGTAAACTGTATGCGTCGTCACACGCCCACCCAGTCCATCGACGGCACCGCACACAGGGCCGCCGTGTGGAAGGCGACGGCCCCCGTCGCGACGGTCCACAGCACGCCCGTCCCGAGCAGTATGCTCGCGGCGAGCCGGAGTCACGACGGACCCCGTCCGCGCACGGCGGTCGAAGCTCCGGCCCGATAGCGGCTATTGGCTCCCGAGCGTCGTCCGCCGGTTCGGGGCAGAACCGTACCGAACGGTCCACACACCCGCGGACCGGTACCGTGGGGGCACCCCCACTACGAGATGAACTGATTGTCCCGCCAGTTCACGCCGTTTTTCTCGGCCTGGGACTGGCTGGGATTCTCGACGACTTCGACGGAGGCGGGGCGGTCCTCGCCCTCGACGATGCGTGTCGCCTTGAGTTCGTCGTCCTCCTCGACGATGGCAGTGAGTGTCCCCTTCTCGGCCATGCGGGCGATGTCCCGCAGGACGAGGAACATGGGATACTGGAGCGCGGTGTTCTGCAGCACCGTCTCTCGGTCGCCCTTGAAGCAGGCGAACTCCACGAGTTCGGAGGGGATCTCCTCCTCTTCCTCCTGCCACGGCCCGCCGGCGCGTGGCGGCTCCTCCTCGTACACCCGCGTCTCGGTGACGCTGGCTTTCAACTGGGCCGTGGGGGTGTACTTGCTCAGATTTTCGTCCTCCGAGACGGCCTTGAGGATGAGGGTGTTATTCCGTCGGGTGAGGGTTACGTCCGCGACTTCGGGGGGCAGTTCGGGGTCCCCCTCGAAGTAGTCCTGCACGTCTTCGAGTGGCAGTTCGAGCGTCGAATGGAGTCGATATACGCGGCCTGACATAGTTTGTTCTCGGCGAGGGTGGCACCACTACGCCCGTCTACCGAACTGTACGGGGCGTATGCTTATATGACCTACTGTTCTCGTTAGACGGCGAACACGTCGGGCTACTCGCCCGCGAGCGTCGGCTCGAGTTCGCCGCGCTCGTCGAGTTCCGCGAGCACGTCGCTCCCGCCGATGAACTCGCCCTCGACGTACGTCTGCGGGGTCGTCTCCCACCCGCTGTGGGATTCGAGCGCCTCGCGGAACTCCGACAGCGCCGGCAGTACGTCCACGGTTTCGAAGTCGTCGACGTACTGGGAGACGAGTTCGAGCGCCCGCTGCGAGTAGCCACACTGGGGCATGAGCCGATTACCCTTCATGAACAACACGACGTCGTTCTCCTCGATGGCCGTGTCGACTCGCTCCTGTACGGTGTCGGCGTCCAAGTCGCTCCCGGGTTGGAACGTCATGTCCTCGCATACGGCGTCGCGAGTAAAAGGGGTTGCGCACCGGTGACGCCGCGAGGCCGTCTCAGTCCTCCGTCGACGCCGCTAGCTCCGCCGCCCGCCCGGTGTAGCCCGCGGGCGTCAACGCCCGTAGCTCCTCGCGCACCGACTCGTCGACGTCCAAGTCGTCGAACAGCGCCCGGAAGTCCCCGATGGTGACCCGCTCCCCCCGCGTGAGTTCCTTCACGCGCTCGTAGGCCTCGGTGTCGCCCTCGCGGCGCAGGATCGTCTGGACCGCCTCGCCGATCACTTCGGGCGTCGCCTCCAGTTCCTCGCGCATCACCTGTTCGTTCGGCACGACCTTCTCCAACCCCGCTTCGGTCTTGCGGTAGGCGATGAGACAGTGACCGAGCGCCGCGCCCACGTTGCGCTTGACCGTCGAGTCCGAGAGATCACGCTGGAGCCGCGAGGTGGTCACGTAGTCCGCGAGGAGGGTTAGATCGGAGTTGGCCTTCGAGAGGTTGCCTTCGCTGTTCTCGAAGTCGATGGGGTTCACCTTGTGAGGCATCGTCGACGACCCCGTCTCGCCCTCGACGGCACGCTGTCCCAGATACCGGTCGGAGACGTAGAGCCACGCGTCGAGGTCCAAGTCCCGGAGGACGTTGTTGACGCCACGGAGCGCGTCGAACAGGGCGGCGAGGTCGTCACAGGGGTTGACCTGCGTCGCGAGCGGCGTGTGTTCGAGGCCGAGCCCCGTGACGAACTCGCGGGCGAAGGCCGGCCAGTCGACGTCGGGGTACGCGGCGTCGTGGGCGGCGTAGGTGCCCGAGGCCCCGGCGAGTTTGCCCGAGAGGGAGGCAGCGGCGTCGCGCACGCGGCCCATCGACCGCCCGAGACGGGCGGCGACGACGGCCATCTCCTTGCCGAACGTCGTCGGCGTCGCCGGCTGGCCGTGGGTGCGCGCGAGCATCGGCGTGTCCCGATAGTCGCGGGCGAGGGCCGTCAGTTCCTCGCGCACGTCCGCGAGGGCGGGCAGGAGCACCGCCTCGACGGCCGATTCGAGCAGGAGGCGGTGCGCGAGGTTGTTCACGTCCTCGCTCGTCAAGCCGAAGTGGATCCACGGGTGGAGCGAGTCGCGGGTCGCCGTCCGCAGGAAGTACTCCACCGCTTTCACGTCGTGGTTGGTCGCGCTGTAGCCCGCCGCGCCCTCGGTTTCGAGGCGCTTGATCAGGCGCGCGTCCTCGGCGTCGAAGGCCTCGTAGCGGGCGCGCAACGACTCGCGCTCCGCGTCGTCGACGGTGATCGGCGTCGCGTCGAGGTCCGCGAGCGCGAGGAGGTACTCGACTTCGACACGGACCCGTGCCCGCATGAGCGCCGACTCGCTGGCGTAGGGCACCAGCGGTTCGGTGTAGCGCGCGTAGCGCCCGTCGAGCGGCGAGACGGCCGCGAGCGGGTCGCTCCGTGGTAAATCGGTCATGAACGGTAGTCTCCGGAGCCAGCAAAAAAGCGTACCGGTCGTCGCGACCACGCCCGACGGGGATCGTCAGCTACTGAAGTCGTCGCAGACCGGGATCCCCACCGTGTCGTAGTCGCTCATCGCGGCCAACTCGTCGGGCACCTGGTGGATGTCGATCGTCTCCTCGACCAGCGCCGTCGGGTCGAGTTTTCCGGACTCGACCATATCGAGCATCTCGCTGTATCGGGACGGCTGGAGACCGAGCGACCCTTTGAACTCGATCTCTTTGGCCACGAAGTCGTCGGTCGGGAGCGACACCATGCCCGCCTCCTCGCTCGTCGTGAGCCCGATCTGGACGTGGGTGCCGCCCTTCCGAAGGCTGTTCACCGCGTTCTGACAGGTGACCTCGATGCCTAGGGCGTCGGCCGAGATGTCGGCCCCACCGTCGGTGATGTCGCGGACCTCGGCGGCAGGGTCGTCGACCTCTCGGGCGTTGACCGTCGCGACGGCGCCGAGCTCCTCGGCGCGGTCGAGCTTCTCGTCCATCAGATCGACGGCGACGACGTTGCCCCCCAGCGCGTTCGCGATGTGGACCGCGGAGAGCCCGACGCCCCCACAGCCGTGGATCACGACGTCGTCGCCGGCACCGACGGGACCGCGGTGGGCCATCGCGTGAAACGACGTCATGAACCGACACCCCATCCCAGCCGCAGCGCTCGCGTCGATCCCGTCCGGAAGCGGGACGGCGTTTATGTCCGCGTGGGGAATATGTACCTCCTCCGCGAAGGCTCCCGGCGCCTCGTTCATGAACCCGAGACCGACGTGGTTCTCACAGATGTTCTCGCGGCCGTTACGACAGAGGCTACACGTCCCGCACGCGAAGTTGAACGGGATCGCGATCTCCTGTCCTTCGTCGACGCGCTCGACCTCCGATCCGACCTCGACGACGCGACCGGTTGGCTCGTGCCCGAGGACGTGTGGCGGGTCCGGCCGGTAGCCGAACCAATCCCAGTCCCCCTGCCAGCAGTGCCAGTCCGACCGACAGACCCCGCAGCCGATCACCTCGGCAACGACGCCGTCGGGATCCGGCTCGGGACGCTCGACATTCTGTACCGTTAGCGGCTCCCGAAACTTCTCGAGTACGACTGCTTGCATGCCACCTCAGTAATGATATCCAACTATAATTAATTTATCTAATATTTTCACTGTTTGATATTTCTGTCGAAACGGATCGCCACGGAGCGATGCCGTCCGTCGGGCGGGGCTACCGCGATGTCGCAACTGTTTTTCACCCGCCGGTGCCTCACTCGGCTATGCTCCGAATCGCGGGTCTCGCCGGCAATCGCGGACGAAACCTGATGCACATCGCGGATTTGGCGCCCGGCGGCGCCGAGGTGGCGGTCGTTCTCACGGACCACGAGTCGGCGCCGGTCCTCTCGTCGGCCGCCGACCGCGGCATCCCGACCGAAGTCGTCGAACGCGGCGACGACACTCGCGCCGACCACGAGGCGCGGGTACGCGACCACCTCGGCGACTACGAGTTCGACCTGGTCTGTATGGACGGCTACATGCGCGTCCTCTCGGCGGAGATGCTGGACGCCCTGCCGACCGCCCTCAACGTCCACCCCTCCCTGCTCCCCGCCTTCGGCGGCGAGGACGCCCACGAACAGGCACTCGCGGCGGGCGTCCGCACCACGGGCTGTACCGTCCACGTCGCTACCGAGGCCCTCGACGCCGGCCCCATCGTCACTCAGGAGGCGGTGCCGGTCTACGAGGGCGACGACGCCGACGACCTGAAACGGCGCGTCCTCCACGAGGCGGAGTTCAAGGCGTACCCGCGCGCGGTGAAGTGGTTCGCGGAGGACCGCGTCACCGTCGCGGACGGCGAGGCGACCGTCGAGGGTGACGAGGCCGGTCAGTTCCCCACCCGTCGCGTCGTCTCCGACGACCGGAGCCGGACGCTTCGCTACGGCGAGAACCCGCATCAGAACGCGGCGCTCTACGCCGACGCCGCGAGCGACGCCGCGAGCGTCGTCGCCGCCCCGCAGTTGAACGAGGGCGCGAAGGCGCTCTCGTACAACAACTACAACGACGCCGACGCCGCCCTCGATCTGATCCGGGAGTTCGACGACCCCGCCGCGGCGGTCATCAAACACGCCAATCCGGCGGGCTGTGCGACCGCCGACTCGCTCGCGCAGGCCTACGACGATGCCCTCGCGACCGACGCCATGAGCGCCTTCGGCGGCATCGTCGCCGTGAACCGCCCTTGCGACGCCGCCACCGCCGAATCCGTCGTCGAGTCGTTCAAGGAAGTCGTCGTCGCGCCCGGCTACACCGACGGCGCGCTCGACGTCCTCACCGAGAAGGACGACCTCCGGGTGTTGGACGTGGGTGAACTGACCGAGCGCACCGACGCGTTGGTCGAGAAACCCCTGACCGGCGGCCGCCTCGTCCAGGAGCGCGACGGCTGGGCGCCGACCCGCGACGACCTCGAAATCGTCACGGAACGCGACCCTACCGACGAGGAGATCGAGACGATGCTGTTCGCGTGGCGGACGCTGAAACACGTCAAGTCGAACGGCATCCTGTTCGCGTCCGGAACGGAGACCGTCGGCATCGGCATGGGCCAGGTCAGCCGCGTCGACGCCGTCCGTCTCGCCGCGATGAAGGCCGAGGAACACGCCGAGGGGAAAGGCGCCGAGGGCGCCGTGATGGCCTCGGACGCCTTCTTCCCGTTCCCCGACGGGGTGGAGGAGGCGGCGACGTCGGGCGTGTCCGCCGTGATACAGCCGGGCGGCTCGGTCAACGACGAGGACGTGATCGCCGCCGCCGACGACCACGACATGGCGATGGCGTTCACCGGAAAGCGGTGCTTCCGGCACGATTAGTGGCGGACGCCAGCGAGACGAGCGTCAGCGGGTCGCCTGACGGGTCCGTGCGACCAGTGCCGAAAGCCAGTGGAGCGAACGGACGTCCGCCCCCTGTGGCGTCGGACGCTCACCGGCGCCGAGGTGGTCGGTCCGGCGCGTCGGCTCGCTCCGCAGCCGTCGCCCGCGGTAACAACGTTTAAGCGCGGGTCGCAACCACGACAACGCATGACCATAACCGTCCCCGGACCGACGCTGGGCGTCGTCGGTGGCGGCCAGCTCGGCCGGATGCTCGCCGAGGCGGCCGCCCCCCTCGGCGTCGAGACCATCGTCCTCGATCCGACGCCGGACTGTCCGGCAGCGCCCGTCGCACGCGACCAGATCGTCGGCGACTTCGACGATGCGGACGCGATCGGTCGGCTGGCCGACCGCACCGACGCGCTGACCTACGAAATCGAACTCGCGGACCCGGATCACCTCGCGGACGCGGGCGAGGCGGCCGACGTGCCCGTCCACCCGACGCCCGGAACGCTGCGGACGATTCAGGACAAGTTCCTGGAGAAGGAGATGCTGACCGACGCCGGGATTCCGGTGCCCGAGTACCGCCGCGTCGACTCGGTGGCCGACCTCGAAGCCGCCGTGGAGGCGTTCGGCGCCGTGATGCTGAAGGCACGGAGAGGGGGCTACGACGGTCGGGGGAACGTCCCGGTCCGCTCGCCCGACGAGGCCGAGGACGCCATCGAAACCGTCGGCACGGTCGACGACCCGGCCGCGCTGGCGGAGGCGTTCGTCGACTTCGAGCGTGAAGTCTCCGTCATCGGCGTGCAGGGCGACGGCGAGGTGCGAACGTTCCCCGTCGGCGAGAACGTCCACGAGGAAGAGATCCTGCGGGAGACGGTCGTCCCCGCGCGGACGAGCGACGCGGTGAAAGAGCGCGCCCGGACCGTCGCCCGCGAGGTGCTCGACGCTCTCGACGGCCGCGGCGTCTTCGGCATCGAACTGTTCGAGACCTCCGGAGGGGACATCCTGGTCAACGAAATCGCCCCGCGACCCCACAACTCCGGGCACTGGAGCATCGAGGGCGCGGTCACCTCACAGTTCGAACAGCACGCCCGCGCCGTCTTAGGCTGGCCGCTGGGGTCGACCCGTCGGCGGGCGCCGACGGTGAGCGCGAACGTCCTGGGGACCGTCGACGAGACGCGGCCGGCCGAACTCGGCGGCGTCGAGGCGGTTCTCGAAGCGGAGTCGGCCCACCTCCACTGGTACGGCAAGGACTCGGTGCGCCCGCTCCGCAAGATGGGACACGTGACGGCGACGGACGAGGACGGCGGGACCGACCCGACCGCCCTCCTCGAATCGACCCGCGAACTGCGAGACGCACTCACGTTCCGATGACCGACGACATCGACGACCTGATCGACGAGCTGCGCGCACAGGCCGACACGGACCGACCGACCGAGGGGACGCCCGAGGTGGGCATCGTCATGGGTTCGGACTCCGATCTCGACACCATGGCGGGGGCGTACGACGCCCTCCGCGAACTCGGCTTCGCCGAGCAGACCGACTACGACGACCCGCCCGAGGCCCGCTTCACCTTCGAGAGCTACGTCGTCTCTGCTCACCGGACGCCGGACCTGATGTACGCGTACGGCGAGACGGCGGCCGACCGCGGACTGGACGTGATAATTGCGGGCGCGGGCGGGAAGTCCGCGGACCTGCCGAACATGACCGCCTCCATCGCGTACCCGCTCCCGGTGATCGGGGTTCCGGTTCAAGAGAAGTCCGTGGACTCCGTTATCGGGATGCCGACCGGCGCCCCCATCGTCGCCGTCGACGCGGGGAAGTCGTACAACGCGGCGCTGTCGGCGGTCCAGATCCTGGCGCGGGAACACGGGGAACTGGTCGAGCGACTGGCGGCCGAACACGACGACCTGCGGACGACCGTCGCGGACGTGTCGCGGGCGCTACACGATCTGGGCATCGACGGCTTCCGCGAGCGGGAGGAGTGAAGCGCCACGGTCGGGGGCGACGCCCGGCCGTCGTCCCCGTACTACGGGTGGACACACCGCCGAGTAGACGCGACGACGGCCCGGAAAATGGCCGCATACGGGCGCGAAATCGGCTTATATCCCCGACTGGCATAAATCAACGCTTATGGGGGAGCACTCCTAAGCGCCAAGACGACAGGAACCAAGGTATGAATCAGTGGATAGCAATCGGTGCGCTCGGCCTGGTCGGCGTCGGCATCCCCATCGGCATGATGGTAGTGTCCGCGCTCCTCCGGCCGACCATCACCGAACAGGGAAAGACCGTCATCTACGAGAGTGGTGAGGTCCCGACGGGGACGGCGCACGTCCAGTTCAACATCCAGTACTACATGGTCGCGCTGCTGTTCGTCGTCTTCGACGTCGAAACCGTCCTGATCTTCCCGTGGACGTTGATCTATCGGCCGGCACTGGAGGGAGGGGCGACCCTCGCCCAGGTGCTCGTGCCGATGCTGGTGTTCATCGGGGTCCTTGCCATCGCCCTCGTCTGGGCTTGGCGGAACGGAGCGGTCGAGTGGGTCAAGAGTCCGCGTGCGAGCCGCCGTAAAACGGAGCGTCAATCATGAGTAGCGAACAGGAACGATTCGTCACCGACACGACACAGGTAGGAAGCGAGACACGCGACGCCCGCATCGGGGCGTCGGGAACCGACAACCGGTTCAACTCCAAACTTCGCGAGGCCTTCGGCTCGTCGCCGTTCATCCTCACGAAGTTCGACCGGTTCATGGAGTGGGTGCGTGGCTCCTCGATGTTCATGCTACAGTTCGGCATCGCCTGCTGTAGCATCGAGATGATGCACACGTACGCGGTCAAACACGACCTCGACCGGTTCGGCGCCGGCGTGCCGCGCGCGTCGCCGAGACAGGCCGACGTGATCATCGTCCCGGGGACCATCGTCTCCAAGTTCGCCCCGCGGAT from Haloplanus salinus encodes:
- the purB gene encoding adenylosuccinate lyase, translated to MTDLPRSDPLAAVSPLDGRYARYTEPLVPYASESALMRARVRVEVEYLLALADLDATPITVDDAERESLRARYEAFDAEDARLIKRLETEGAAGYSATNHDVKAVEYFLRTATRDSLHPWIHFGLTSEDVNNLAHRLLLESAVEAVLLPALADVREELTALARDYRDTPMLARTHGQPATPTTFGKEMAVVAARLGRSMGRVRDAAASLSGKLAGASGTYAAHDAAYPDVDWPAFAREFVTGLGLEHTPLATQVNPCDDLAALFDALRGVNNVLRDLDLDAWLYVSDRYLGQRAVEGETGSSTMPHKVNPIDFENSEGNLSKANSDLTLLADYVTTSRLQRDLSDSTVKRNVGAALGHCLIAYRKTEAGLEKVVPNEQVMREELEATPEVIGEAVQTILRREGDTEAYERVKELTRGERVTIGDFRALFDDLDVDESVREELRALTPAGYTGRAAELAASTED
- a CDS encoding 5-(carboxyamino)imidazole ribonucleotide synthase yields the protein MTITVPGPTLGVVGGGQLGRMLAEAAAPLGVETIVLDPTPDCPAAPVARDQIVGDFDDADAIGRLADRTDALTYEIELADPDHLADAGEAADVPVHPTPGTLRTIQDKFLEKEMLTDAGIPVPEYRRVDSVADLEAAVEAFGAVMLKARRGGYDGRGNVPVRSPDEAEDAIETVGTVDDPAALAEAFVDFEREVSVIGVQGDGEVRTFPVGENVHEEEILRETVVPARTSDAVKERARTVAREVLDALDGRGVFGIELFETSGGDILVNEIAPRPHNSGHWSIEGAVTSQFEQHARAVLGWPLGSTRRRAPTVSANVLGTVDETRPAELGGVEAVLEAESAHLHWYGKDSVRPLRKMGHVTATDEDGGTDPTALLESTRELRDALTFR
- a CDS encoding zinc-dependent alcohol dehydrogenase family protein → MQAVVLEKFREPLTVQNVERPEPDPDGVVAEVIGCGVCRSDWHCWQGDWDWFGYRPDPPHVLGHEPTGRVVEVGSEVERVDEGQEIAIPFNFACGTCSLCRNGRENICENHVGLGFMNEAPGAFAEEVHIPHADINAVPLPDGIDASAAAGMGCRFMTSFHAMAHRGPVGAGDDVVIHGCGGVGLSAVHIANALGGNVVAVDLMDEKLDRAEELGAVATVNAREVDDPAAEVRDITDGGADISADALGIEVTCQNAVNSLRKGGTHVQIGLTTSEEAGMVSLPTDDFVAKEIEFKGSLGLQPSRYSEMLDMVESGKLDPTALVEETIDIHQVPDELAAMSDYDTVGIPVCDDFSS
- the purN gene encoding phosphoribosylglycinamide formyltransferase, producing MLRIAGLAGNRGRNLMHIADLAPGGAEVAVVLTDHESAPVLSSAADRGIPTEVVERGDDTRADHEARVRDHLGDYEFDLVCMDGYMRVLSAEMLDALPTALNVHPSLLPAFGGEDAHEQALAAGVRTTGCTVHVATEALDAGPIVTQEAVPVYEGDDADDLKRRVLHEAEFKAYPRAVKWFAEDRVTVADGEATVEGDEAGQFPTRRVVSDDRSRTLRYGENPHQNAALYADAASDAASVVAAPQLNEGAKALSYNNYNDADAALDLIREFDDPAAAVIKHANPAGCATADSLAQAYDDALATDAMSAFGGIVAVNRPCDAATAESVVESFKEVVVAPGYTDGALDVLTEKDDLRVLDVGELTERTDALVEKPLTGGRLVQERDGWAPTRDDLEIVTERDPTDEEIETMLFAWRTLKHVKSNGILFASGTETVGIGMGQVSRVDAVRLAAMKAEEHAEGKGAEGAVMASDAFFPFPDGVEEAATSGVSAVIQPGGSVNDEDVIAAADDHDMAMAFTGKRCFRHD
- the purE gene encoding 5-(carboxyamino)imidazole ribonucleotide mutase → MTDDIDDLIDELRAQADTDRPTEGTPEVGIVMGSDSDLDTMAGAYDALRELGFAEQTDYDDPPEARFTFESYVVSAHRTPDLMYAYGETAADRGLDVIIAGAGGKSADLPNMTASIAYPLPVIGVPVQEKSVDSVIGMPTGAPIVAVDAGKSYNAALSAVQILAREHGELVERLAAEHDDLRTTVADVSRALHDLGIDGFREREE
- a CDS encoding NADH-quinone oxidoreductase subunit A; this translates as MNQWIAIGALGLVGVGIPIGMMVVSALLRPTITEQGKTVIYESGEVPTGTAHVQFNIQYYMVALLFVVFDVETVLIFPWTLIYRPALEGGATLAQVLVPMLVFIGVLAIALVWAWRNGAVEWVKSPRASRRKTERQS